A genomic window from Elaeis guineensis isolate ETL-2024a chromosome 3, EG11, whole genome shotgun sequence includes:
- the LOC140856520 gene encoding F-box/kelch-repeat protein At1g57790-like translates to MSDSTLDQMSHGKAVQLHTSNENEEEHATSRPWSDLPLEIVELFAAHLSWVDQIHFNAVCKNWNSISDNFQTKKHMPVLMYTSGSDGECNFFDPIDGKSYSIEIEELSSDEPLDLRFSKNGWVLISEGDLSLFIINPFTETVINLPELDESLYCFTGISFSSPPTSSDCVVFGIGGTNSTYVYISLWRHGDNAWKDLWYDNNLPFCATHNNPVFHHGLFYCLGSYGNLGVFNPRDMTWTVLERPKPIHSVVNEERRLEDCYLVESNGELLSVFNGNVAKPILVFRLDKSKMTWRKVDDLGKETLFLDVRTSLSVRAPKKEFGSRIYFPRFSNDDHRKGVYYSMRSREYYPKFYGVKEPVDCLWIEPSLYDDE, encoded by the coding sequence ATGTCTGATAGCACATTAGACCAAATGTCTCATGGAAAGGCAGTTCAATTACACACCTCAAATGAAAATGAGGAGGAGCATGCAACATCAAGGCCATGGTCAGATCTTCCATTGGAGATTGTGGAGTTATTTGCAGCACATCTCTCTTGGGTGGAccagatacattttaatgcagtCTGCAAGAATTGGAACTCAATCTCTGATAACTTTCAAACTAAAAAGCATATGCCAGTGCTCATGTATACTTCAGGTTCTGATGGGGAATGCAACTTCTTTGACCCTATTGACGGAAAGAGTTACAGCATAGAGATTGAGGAACTCTCATCAGATGAGCCACTTGATTTACGCTTCTCTAAGAATGGATGGGTCTTGATTTCTGAAGGTGATTTGTCCTTATTTATAATCAATCCATTTACTGAGACAGTCATCAATCTTCCAGAGCTTGATGAATCTTTGTACTGCTTCACCGGCATTTCGTTTTCTTCCCCACCAACATCTTCAGATTGTGTGGTTTTTGGCATTGGAGGTACAAACAGTACTTATGTTTATATTTCATTGTGGCGCCATGGTGACAATGCTTGGAAAGATCTATGGTATGATAATAATCTCCCATTCTGTGCAACTCACAACAATCCTGTTTTTCATCATGGCCTTTTCTACTGCCTTGGTTCATATGGAAACCTTGGAGTTTTCAATCCAAGGGACATGACATGGACAGTTCTTGAAAGGCCAAAACCAATTCATTCTGTGGTGAATGAAGAGAGAAGGCTGGAAGATTGCTATTTGGTGGAATCTAATGGAGAGCTCTTATCTGTTTTCAATGGTAATGTTGCAAAGCCAATTCTTGTATTTAGGTTGGATAAATCAAAGATGACTTGGAGGAAGGTAGACGATCTCGGAAAGGAAACATTATTTTTGGATGTTAGAACTTCTCTCTCGGTGCGAGCACCAAAGAAAGAATTCGGAAGCAGGATATACTTTCCTAGGTTCAGCAACGATGATCATAGGAAGGGAGTATACTATTCTATGAGAAGTCGGGAGTATTATCCTAAGTTCTATGGTGTGAAAGAACCGGTGGATTGTCTCTGGATTGAGCCAAGCTTGTATGATGATGAGTGA